In one Mucilaginibacter sp. PAMB04168 genomic region, the following are encoded:
- a CDS encoding GNAT family N-acetyltransferase translates to MDIFDKMGKMALGSRLRRLSETLTEQAGKVYELYNIAMQPKWLPVFYALSMGEEKSIMQIAQEIGHSHPSVSNIVKEMIQDGIVSKGGNDTDGRKNFVKLTELGLAINERIQDQYADVNAAVENALQKTQYNIWKAIEEWEYLLAQKDLLKRVQDEKKLRESKEVEVIAYRPEWKLAFKQLNEEWITTYFKMETSDYKSLDHPEEYILDKGGYILFALYQNEPVGTCALIKMENQTYELAKMAVSPKAKGKGIGWLLGNAAIEKARQAGADKLYLESNTVLKPAINLYHKLGFKKVTGIPSPYERCNIQMELSL, encoded by the coding sequence ATGGATATTTTCGATAAAATGGGTAAGATGGCACTAGGTAGCCGTCTGCGCCGCTTGAGCGAAACACTTACAGAGCAAGCCGGTAAAGTGTATGAATTATACAATATTGCTATGCAACCCAAGTGGCTGCCGGTCTTTTATGCACTCTCTATGGGTGAAGAAAAATCAATCATGCAGATTGCGCAGGAGATTGGCCACTCTCACCCATCGGTAAGCAATATTGTAAAAGAGATGATTCAGGATGGTATTGTATCAAAAGGCGGGAATGATACAGACGGCCGTAAAAACTTTGTAAAGCTTACAGAATTGGGCCTGGCCATTAATGAACGGATACAAGATCAATATGCTGATGTAAATGCAGCTGTTGAAAATGCACTGCAAAAAACGCAATACAACATTTGGAAAGCGATTGAAGAGTGGGAATACCTGTTGGCACAGAAAGACCTGCTCAAACGTGTGCAGGATGAAAAAAAGCTGCGTGAAAGTAAAGAAGTAGAAGTAATAGCCTATCGTCCGGAATGGAAGCTAGCTTTTAAGCAACTTAATGAAGAGTGGATAACCACCTATTTTAAAATGGAAACTTCTGATTATAAATCATTGGATCATCCGGAAGAGTATATTCTTGATAAGGGTGGATACATACTTTTTGCTTTATATCAAAACGAACCTGTAGGTACGTGTGCGCTTATTAAAATGGAAAACCAAACCTATGAATTAGCAAAAATGGCTGTATCGCCTAAAGCAAAGGGCAAAGGTATAGGCTGGCTGCTGGGCAATGCTGCTATAGAAAAAGCCCGCCAAGCCGGTGCCGATAAACTTTACCTGGAAAGTAATACTGTCCTGAAACCAGCCATTAATCTTTATCATAAGCTGGGCTTTAAAAAGGTTACAGGTATACCCTCTCCTTACGAGCGTTGTAATATACAGATGGAACTTAGCTTGTAA
- a CDS encoding ABC transporter ATP-binding protein, with product MKTYFRLLGYAKPIEKFAIPYIICTLFAVTFNTLNLALLAPLLQTLFMGKDKGAPTVNTESADSLSGFFTYHVNEIVIKYGTWGALQFVCGIIIGSVVLANLFKYFSQRTMENMRAHTLLNLRRAVFGNVMNLHLGYFNNERKGDILSKVASDVQIVQYSVTGTLQVIFKEPLQLIAYLVTLFAISVKLTLFSLLVIPVAAFIISRIVKKLKAQAVLAQEVYGNMISYLDEALSGIRIIKAFNATEYTKQRFHNENARYTAIIKGMARRQQLASPVSEALGVTMVAIIVLYGGYLLISNQSTLTAPTFISYIALFSQLMRPAKAIGDSFSSIHSGIAAGERVLELIDEKPQIVDAPDAVALNGFNQGIVFENVSFAYGDNEVLKEINLKIPAGKTVALVGPSGGGKSTLMDLIPRFIEPQTGKILVDGNDLRKVKTDSLRALMGVVNQESILFNDTIYNNIAFGKPGATPQEVEAAARIANAHSFIMNTEQGYQTSVGDRGVKLSGGQKQRISIARAVLNNPPLMLLDEATSALDTESEKLVQDALNNLMKDRTSLIIAHRLSTIQNADLIIVLEAGRVAEQGTHLQLMQNNGLYRKLIDMQTFQTE from the coding sequence ATGAAGACGTATTTCCGTTTACTGGGTTATGCCAAGCCAATTGAAAAATTTGCTATTCCTTACATTATCTGCACACTGTTTGCTGTAACGTTTAATACCCTCAACCTTGCTTTACTTGCCCCGTTATTGCAAACGCTGTTTATGGGTAAGGATAAAGGAGCCCCAACTGTTAACACAGAGTCGGCTGATAGCCTGAGCGGCTTTTTTACCTATCATGTTAACGAAATTGTAATTAAATACGGTACCTGGGGCGCATTGCAGTTTGTATGCGGCATTATAATTGGGTCGGTTGTTTTAGCTAATCTTTTCAAATACTTCTCACAACGCACCATGGAAAACATGCGTGCGCATACTTTGCTTAATTTACGCCGTGCCGTATTTGGCAATGTAATGAACCTGCACCTGGGGTATTTTAACAATGAACGCAAAGGTGATATCCTATCCAAAGTTGCATCAGACGTTCAGATAGTGCAATACTCGGTAACCGGTACCTTGCAGGTAATTTTTAAAGAACCATTGCAGCTTATTGCTTACCTGGTTACTCTATTTGCCATATCAGTTAAACTTACTTTGTTTTCATTACTGGTAATACCTGTTGCTGCTTTTATTATATCCAGAATTGTAAAAAAACTAAAGGCCCAGGCTGTATTGGCCCAGGAGGTTTACGGCAATATGATCAGTTACCTGGACGAGGCACTTTCTGGTATCCGTATTATTAAAGCCTTTAATGCTACCGAATATACCAAGCAGCGTTTCCATAACGAAAATGCCCGTTATACAGCTATTATAAAAGGTATGGCGCGCCGCCAGCAACTGGCTTCGCCGGTATCTGAAGCGTTAGGCGTAACTATGGTAGCCATAATTGTGCTATATGGTGGCTACCTGCTAATCAGCAATCAGTCTACGCTTACGGCGCCAACTTTCATTAGCTACATTGCGCTGTTTTCGCAGTTGATGAGGCCGGCTAAGGCCATAGGCGACTCTTTTTCGTCTATACATTCGGGCATTGCAGCCGGCGAACGCGTATTGGAACTGATAGACGAAAAGCCGCAGATTGTTGATGCGCCTGATGCCGTTGCTTTAAATGGCTTTAACCAGGGTATTGTGTTTGAAAACGTAAGTTTTGCCTACGGCGATAACGAAGTGTTAAAAGAAATAAACCTAAAGATACCTGCCGGTAAAACGGTGGCTTTAGTAGGTCCGTCGGGCGGTGGTAAATCTACTCTGATGGATTTGATACCACGCTTTATTGAACCCCAAACTGGAAAAATACTGGTTGATGGCAATGACCTTCGAAAGGTAAAAACAGATTCGTTGCGTGCGCTGATGGGCGTTGTAAACCAGGAATCCATTTTGTTTAACGATACCATTTACAACAACATTGCCTTTGGCAAACCCGGCGCCACACCACAGGAAGTAGAAGCAGCAGCCCGCATTGCCAATGCTCATAGCTTTATTATGAACACCGAGCAGGGCTACCAAACAAGTGTGGGCGACCGTGGTGTAAAACTATCGGGCGGACAAAAGCAGCGTATATCAATAGCACGTGCCGTATTAAACAATCCGCCTCTTATGTTGCTGGATGAAGCTACCTCGGCTTTGGATACAGAATCGGAAAAACTGGTGCAGGATGCTTTGAATAACCTGATGAAGGATCGTACCTCATTAATTATTGCACACCGTTTAAGCACTATCCAAAACGCCGACCTGATCATTGTACTTGAAGCCGGCCGCGTGGCCGAACAGGGCACGCACCTGCAGTTGATGCAGAACAATGGCTTATACCGTAAGCTTATTGATATGCAAACCTTCCAGACAGAATAA
- a CDS encoding glycosyltransferase — translation MISVIISSVVPHMLASVSENIAATIGVPYELIGIDNGTGARGICEIYNQGTRQAKYDILCFVHEDVAFKTAYWGQHVINTFATEPDLGLLGIAGSSYKNAAPSGWHGIGFFTDHVNILQGYKQTNAELKHYCRNPHNDQFTEVVSIDGVWFCTPRKVAQQIPFDQKTFTGFHAYDVDFSLAVRQHYKVKVTYDVLLHHFSEGTYDDKWVFEILKLHNKWYKHLPAQSAPIDPDDQFTAESKTFFLFISQAVAAKVPMRLVYQALWHCTVYRKKWPKFFFKLSKHIYRSYRAAR, via the coding sequence ATGATATCTGTTATAATATCCTCAGTTGTACCCCACATGCTGGCCAGTGTTAGCGAAAACATAGCCGCTACGATAGGCGTACCTTATGAGCTAATAGGTATTGATAACGGTACCGGCGCAAGAGGTATTTGCGAAATTTATAACCAGGGAACCAGGCAGGCTAAATATGACATTTTGTGCTTTGTGCACGAGGATGTAGCGTTTAAAACAGCCTATTGGGGGCAGCATGTTATTAATACGTTTGCTACCGAACCTGATTTGGGTTTATTAGGCATAGCCGGCAGTAGCTACAAAAATGCCGCGCCATCCGGCTGGCATGGCATAGGTTTTTTTACCGACCATGTGAATATTTTGCAGGGCTATAAACAGACCAATGCCGAATTAAAGCATTACTGCCGAAACCCGCACAATGATCAATTTACCGAAGTAGTTAGTATTGACGGCGTGTGGTTTTGCACCCCACGAAAAGTGGCTCAGCAAATACCGTTCGATCAAAAAACCTTCACCGGCTTTCATGCCTACGACGTCGATTTTTCGCTGGCTGTCAGGCAACACTATAAAGTAAAGGTGACTTACGATGTGCTATTGCATCATTTTTCGGAAGGGACTTACGATGACAAGTGGGTTTTTGAGATATTAAAACTGCACAATAAATGGTATAAACACTTACCGGCCCAATCGGCGCCTATTGATCCGGATGACCAGTTTACCGCTGAGAGCAAAACATTTTTCCTCTTTATATCGCAGGCTGTTGCGGCCAAAGTGCCTATGCGTTTGGTTTACCAGGCCTTGTGGCATTGCACCGTTTACCGTAAAAAGTGGCCTAAGTTTTTCTTTAAGCTAAGCAAGCATATTTACCGTTCGTATAGGGCCGCCCGTTAG
- a CDS encoding glycosyltransferase → MISVIISSANQKLLADVRVNIAETVGVPFEILAFDNSTGAKGMCQIYNEGVAQAKYDILCFMHEDVSIKTARWGEIVNRLFQENPAVGLIGVAGSSYKPLSPSGWQGVGGDRTDYLNVLQSYKYNKLAAEHTYRNPRNEKLTEVVSVDGVWFCTTRTVLAKARFDEDTFTGFHKYDLDFSMQVRQHYQVVVTYDVLMEHFSEGSLSKEWVFETAKFNAKWINQLPAYTEELTAKQKFVIEKQTFRAYIAYLIKYKLPASLAYRELFRNLRYLKVYPSLFFKNLAFVGKAYKVAKKEGRL, encoded by the coding sequence ATGATCTCTGTTATAATATCTTCGGCTAACCAAAAATTACTGGCCGATGTGCGTGTAAATATTGCCGAAACTGTTGGTGTGCCGTTTGAAATTCTGGCGTTTGATAACAGCACCGGCGCTAAAGGTATGTGCCAGATTTACAACGAAGGTGTAGCGCAGGCAAAGTATGATATTTTGTGCTTTATGCACGAAGATGTTAGCATTAAAACAGCCAGGTGGGGTGAAATCGTAAACCGCCTGTTTCAGGAAAATCCGGCCGTTGGTCTGATAGGCGTGGCGGGCAGTAGTTACAAACCCCTATCGCCATCGGGTTGGCAAGGCGTAGGCGGCGACCGTACCGATTACCTGAACGTTTTACAATCCTATAAATACAACAAATTGGCGGCTGAGCATACTTACCGTAACCCCCGGAACGAAAAGCTGACCGAGGTAGTTAGTGTGGATGGCGTATGGTTTTGCACTACCCGGACGGTGCTGGCTAAGGCACGTTTTGATGAAGACACGTTTACAGGTTTCCATAAGTACGATCTGGATTTTTCGATGCAGGTAAGGCAGCACTACCAGGTAGTGGTTACTTACGATGTACTGATGGAACATTTTTCGGAAGGAAGCTTAAGCAAGGAGTGGGTATTTGAAACTGCAAAATTTAATGCCAAATGGATTAATCAACTGCCTGCTTATACCGAAGAGCTAACGGCCAAGCAAAAATTTGTGATCGAAAAACAAACGTTCAGGGCTTATATAGCATACCTGATTAAATATAAACTACCAGCCAGCCTGGCCTATCGCGAACTGTTTCGAAACCTGCGTTACCTGAAGGTTTACCCGTCATTGTTTTTTAAAAACCTGGCCTTTGTGGGTAAGGCTTATAAGGTAGCCAAAAAAGAGGGCCGTTTATAA
- a CDS encoding DUF5672 family protein — MIGALKKVGVIIPFYRDTISDYENIALQQCQKVLGNHPLIAIKPEHLKLPQAAAQLSLSAVVSFDNSYFESIAGYNKLMLSEEFYGKFLDYEYILIYQLDAFVFSDQLLHWCNQDIDYVGAPWLRDIDHGDLFKAAKSEVQYYVHTRYDVQKNGEPSPKQFENRTGNGGFSLRRVKKFYDITISRKQDIQKYLAREGKHQFNEDAFWSIEVNRKKKVLNIPDHKKAVGFAFENSPQRALNINKQQLPFGCHAWDRHVEFWHPIFKQHGYPLMQHTMFNNFKADLPVDIKCLYRISDAGNPKLKLDVATKMHCLDNFIKEFKNNIYVFADNCSHETIEAIKSRGIEPVKTSLGNSKSWRYVVERALENFDDNSYVYLIEDDYLHLPGSLTALQEGLGVADYVTLYDHPDKYLNSEEGPNPHIAQGGELSRVLLTKSTHWKHTNSTTMSFGVKVKTLREDKEIWWRFTHNHIPDDFHAFQVLTHRVVPEKKTLSKKIKGLIAAPEFKNERRVLISPIPGFATHAELDLLSPITHWHPIKSWEEV; from the coding sequence ATGATCGGCGCTTTAAAAAAAGTTGGTGTTATTATTCCTTTCTATCGTGATACAATTTCTGATTATGAAAACATTGCATTGCAGCAATGCCAAAAAGTTTTGGGTAATCATCCCCTTATTGCCATAAAGCCGGAGCATCTAAAACTACCCCAGGCAGCTGCACAGTTGTCATTAAGCGCTGTAGTTAGTTTTGATAACAGTTACTTTGAAAGCATAGCCGGTTATAACAAACTGATGCTGTCTGAAGAGTTTTACGGCAAGTTCCTGGACTATGAATACATCCTGATTTACCAGTTGGATGCTTTTGTTTTCAGCGACCAGCTTTTGCACTGGTGCAACCAGGACATTGATTATGTAGGTGCTCCCTGGCTGCGCGATATTGACCATGGTGATCTGTTTAAGGCGGCAAAGTCTGAGGTGCAGTATTATGTACATACCCGGTACGATGTTCAGAAGAACGGCGAACCCAGCCCAAAGCAGTTTGAGAACCGTACGGGCAATGGCGGCTTTTCATTACGCAGGGTAAAAAAGTTTTATGATATAACCATAAGCCGTAAGCAGGACATTCAAAAGTACCTGGCCCGAGAAGGTAAGCACCAGTTTAATGAAGATGCCTTTTGGAGTATAGAGGTAAACCGGAAAAAGAAGGTATTGAATATTCCGGATCATAAAAAGGCGGTAGGCTTTGCTTTCGAAAATTCGCCGCAAAGGGCCCTCAATATAAATAAGCAACAATTACCCTTTGGCTGCCATGCCTGGGATAGGCATGTGGAGTTTTGGCATCCTATTTTTAAGCAGCACGGCTACCCGCTTATGCAGCATACAATGTTCAATAATTTTAAGGCAGATTTGCCGGTTGATATCAAATGCCTCTACCGTATTTCTGATGCGGGCAACCCCAAATTAAAGCTGGATGTTGCTACTAAAATGCACTGCCTGGATAACTTTATTAAGGAGTTTAAAAATAACATTTACGTATTTGCCGATAACTGCAGCCATGAAACTATTGAGGCTATCAAAAGCCGCGGCATTGAGCCGGTAAAAACCTCATTGGGCAACTCAAAATCATGGCGGTATGTGGTTGAACGTGCGCTGGAAAACTTTGATGATAATAGCTACGTTTACTTAATTGAAGATGACTATCTACATTTGCCCGGCTCGTTAACGGCCTTGCAGGAAGGATTGGGCGTGGCCGATTATGTAACGCTGTATGACCACCCTGATAAGTATCTTAATTCGGAAGAGGGGCCTAACCCCCACATTGCACAAGGTGGTGAGTTAAGCCGCGTATTGCTAACCAAAAGCACGCACTGGAAACATACCAATTCCACAACCATGTCGTTCGGGGTTAAGGTTAAAACCTTGAGAGAAGATAAGGAAATATGGTGGCGCTTTACCCATAACCATATACCCGATGATTTTCATGCCTTTCAAGTACTTACACACCGCGTGGTACCAGAGAAGAAAACACTATCCAAAAAAATAAAAGGCTTGATAGCTGCCCCCGAATTTAAAAACGAAAGGCGCGTGCTTATAAGCCCAATACCCGGTTTTGCCACCCATGCAGAGCTGGATTTATTAAGCCCCATTACGCATTGGCATCCCATCAAATCATGGGAAGAAGTTTAA
- the gcvP gene encoding aminomethyl-transferring glycine dehydrogenase has product MKLNIDYQEKFQARHIAPNDADTAKMLKTVGVNSLDELIEQTVPEKIRLKAPLNLPAAKSEFDYLNTLKQTVSKNKVFKSMIGQGYYDVIVPGVIQRNILENPGWYTQYTPYQAEIAQGRLQALLNFQTMVIDLTGMEMANASLLDEGTAAAEAMFMQYSLRKNQKANTFFVSEELFPQTIDILKTRSEPYGIQLVIGDHRTVELTDEMFGAIVQYPAKDGAVYNYTDFATAAHAKNIKLTVVADLMSLVLLTPPGEWGADIVVGTSQRFGVPMGFGGPHAAFFATKEEYKRSMPGRIIGVTIDSAGNYALRMALQTREQHIRRDKATSNICTAQALLAIMASMYGVYHGPQGLKLIAQRVHGLAVLLAQSLGQLGYEQLNNSYFDTIKFEVGSLAGSIHAEALNNEMNLHYEGSIVSIALDETTSPEDIKTIIRFFAKVKGKTLNDVSFDELKANLETVIPAELQRQSAYLTHPIFNSHHSEHEMLRYIKSLEAKDLSLTHSMIALGSCTMKLNATTEMIPVTWPELGKMHPFAPADQTGGYMQLFDELNKWLSEITGFAAMSLQPNAGAQGEYAGLMVIRAYHNDRGDHHRNIALIPSSAHGTNPASAAMAGMKIVVVKCDDNGNIDVADMKAKAEQYKNELSCLMVTYPSTHGVFEESIIEICEVIHANGGQVYMDGANMNAQVGLTSPANIGADVCHLNLHKTFCIPHGGGGPGMGPIGVAKHLVPYLPGHAVVNIDQGKSIPAVSAAPWGSASILVISHAYIAMMGGDGLTNATKYAILNANYIKTRLEQHYPVLYSGSQGRCAHEMILDCRSFKNFGVEVTDIAKRLMDYGFHAPTVSFPVAGTVMVEPTESEPKHELDRFCDAMIAIRHEIEDVEKGLLDKADNPLKNAPHTAAVITANEWSHPYTRQKAAFPLPYVAEHKFWPSVGRVNDTYGDRTLICSCPPLSEYEFEESEVTTPEYGT; this is encoded by the coding sequence ATGAAATTGAATATCGATTACCAGGAAAAATTCCAGGCCAGACACATTGCACCAAACGACGCAGACACCGCTAAAATGCTGAAAACCGTTGGTGTAAACTCTTTAGATGAACTGATTGAACAAACCGTTCCTGAGAAGATCCGTTTAAAGGCTCCGCTTAACTTACCTGCTGCCAAAAGTGAGTTCGATTACCTGAATACGCTGAAACAAACCGTATCTAAAAACAAGGTTTTCAAATCAATGATTGGCCAGGGGTATTATGATGTGATTGTGCCGGGCGTTATTCAGCGCAACATTTTGGAAAACCCGGGATGGTATACGCAGTACACGCCTTACCAGGCCGAAATTGCACAAGGCCGTTTACAGGCTTTGTTAAACTTCCAAACCATGGTTATTGATTTAACCGGAATGGAAATGGCCAATGCCTCTTTGCTTGATGAAGGTACTGCTGCTGCTGAGGCTATGTTTATGCAATACAGCCTGCGTAAAAATCAAAAGGCCAACACCTTTTTTGTTTCTGAAGAACTGTTCCCGCAAACTATAGATATTTTAAAAACCCGCTCCGAGCCTTACGGCATTCAGCTGGTAATTGGCGACCACCGCACGGTTGAACTGACCGACGAAATGTTTGGCGCCATTGTACAATACCCTGCCAAAGACGGTGCAGTTTATAATTATACCGACTTTGCTACTGCTGCACACGCCAAAAACATTAAATTAACCGTAGTGGCCGATTTAATGAGCCTGGTACTGTTAACGCCTCCGGGCGAGTGGGGTGCCGATATTGTGGTAGGCACCAGCCAGCGTTTTGGCGTTCCGATGGGCTTTGGTGGCCCGCATGCGGCATTTTTTGCTACTAAAGAAGAATACAAACGCTCAATGCCTGGCCGTATCATTGGCGTAACTATTGACAGCGCCGGTAACTATGCCCTGCGCATGGCCCTGCAAACCCGCGAGCAGCACATCCGCCGCGATAAGGCTACATCAAACATTTGTACTGCACAGGCTTTGTTAGCTATCATGGCTAGCATGTATGGTGTGTACCATGGTCCGCAAGGGTTAAAACTCATTGCGCAGCGTGTGCATGGATTAGCCGTTTTACTGGCCCAATCATTAGGTCAGTTGGGTTATGAGCAACTCAACAACAGCTATTTTGATACCATTAAATTTGAGGTAGGCAGTTTGGCCGGCTCTATCCATGCCGAAGCGTTGAATAACGAGATGAACCTGCATTATGAGGGTTCAATTGTAAGCATTGCTTTAGATGAAACTACTTCGCCTGAGGACATTAAAACTATAATCCGCTTTTTTGCCAAAGTAAAAGGCAAAACGCTGAATGATGTAAGCTTTGATGAGCTGAAAGCAAACCTGGAAACCGTTATACCGGCCGAACTGCAACGCCAGTCTGCCTACTTAACGCACCCTATATTCAACTCGCATCACTCAGAGCATGAGATGCTGCGTTACATCAAATCATTAGAGGCTAAAGATCTTTCGCTTACGCATTCAATGATTGCATTAGGCTCATGTACTATGAAGCTGAACGCCACTACCGAAATGATCCCGGTAACCTGGCCTGAGCTTGGTAAAATGCACCCTTTTGCACCGGCTGATCAAACCGGCGGTTACATGCAGTTATTTGACGAACTGAACAAATGGCTTAGCGAAATTACCGGCTTTGCCGCCATGAGCTTACAGCCAAATGCCGGTGCACAAGGCGAGTATGCCGGCTTAATGGTAATCCGGGCTTATCATAACGACAGAGGCGATCACCACCGTAATATTGCCTTAATTCCATCATCGGCACACGGTACCAACCCGGCTTCGGCAGCTATGGCTGGCATGAAGATCGTGGTGGTTAAATGCGACGATAACGGCAATATTGATGTGGCTGATATGAAAGCCAAAGCAGAACAATACAAAAATGAACTGAGCTGCTTAATGGTAACTTATCCATCAACCCATGGCGTTTTTGAAGAGTCTATTATTGAGATATGTGAAGTGATACATGCCAATGGCGGCCAAGTTTATATGGATGGCGCCAACATGAACGCCCAGGTAGGCTTAACCAGTCCGGCAAATATTGGCGCCGATGTTTGCCACCTGAATTTACATAAAACATTCTGTATACCTCACGGTGGCGGCGGCCCCGGTATGGGCCCTATTGGTGTAGCTAAACACCTGGTGCCTTACCTGCCCGGCCATGCGGTAGTAAATATCGATCAGGGTAAATCTATCCCTGCCGTATCTGCAGCACCATGGGGTTCGGCCTCCATTTTGGTTATCTCGCATGCTTATATTGCTATGATGGGCGGCGATGGCTTAACCAACGCCACCAAATATGCCATCCTGAATGCTAATTACATTAAAACTCGTTTAGAGCAGCACTACCCGGTATTGTACAGCGGTTCGCAAGGCCGTTGCGCACACGAGATGATTTTAGATTGCCGCAGCTTCAAAAACTTTGGTGTTGAAGTAACCGATATTGCCAAACGCTTAATGGACTACGGTTTCCATGCGCCAACAGTATCTTTCCCGGTAGCGGGTACAGTTATGGTGGAGCCAACAGAATCAGAACCTAAGCATGAGCTGGATCGTTTCTGTGATGCCATGATCGCCATCCGTCACGAAATTGAGGATGTGGAGAAAGGCCTGTTAGATAAAGCCGACAATCCATTAAAAAATGCGCCACACACAGCCGCTGTAATTACAGCTAACGAGTGGAGCCATCCATATACCCGCCAAAAAGCGGCGTTCCCGCTGCCTTATGTAGCCGAGCACAAGTTCTGGCCATCAGTAGGTCGTGTAAACGATACCTACGGCGACCGTACCCTCATTTGCTCATGTCCGCCCCTAAGCGAGTATGAGTTTGAAGAAAGCGAAGTAACTACACCAGAATACGGTACATGA
- a CDS encoding SulP family inorganic anion transporter: protein MSSLGLFNFSQKVNYKNEILSGLTVAMTMMPESLSFAILAGFPPLVGLYAAFIMGLVTAILGGRPGLISGGAGATAVVLIALMKSHGLEYVFAAVALAGVIQIVVGLFKLGKFIRLVPQPVMYGFVNGLAIIIFMAQLEQFKTVVNGQTIWLSGTPLYIMAGLVALTVGIVLLLPKLTKAVPPSLVAIIVVFAIVLGFGIHTKTVKDIAAVSGGFPPFHIPAVPFGLGTFQIIFPYALIMAGVGLTEGLLTLNLVDEITATKGNGNRECVAQGTANILNGFFFGMGGCPMIAQTLVNLTAGARARLSGIVAALTILLIILFGAPIIERVPMAALTGVMIMVAIGTFEWASFRIINKMPKQDVFVGILVAAVTIWLHNLALAVLIGVIVSALVFAWESAKRIRARKYTDEDGARNYEIYGPLFFGSVTAFNEKFDVAGDPQKVVVDFKDSRVSDMSAIEALNKLTERYHKAGKTLHLKHLSPDCRQLLENAGAVIDVNILEDPDYRVATDKRK, encoded by the coding sequence ATGTCTTCTTTAGGTCTCTTCAACTTTTCGCAAAAAGTAAATTATAAAAACGAAATACTGTCCGGTCTTACAGTAGCCATGACTATGATGCCCGAGTCATTGTCGTTCGCTATCCTGGCTGGCTTTCCGCCATTGGTGGGTTTGTATGCTGCTTTCATCATGGGGTTGGTTACTGCCATACTTGGTGGTAGGCCGGGGCTAATATCAGGCGGTGCAGGAGCCACTGCAGTGGTGCTTATTGCGCTCATGAAATCGCACGGGTTGGAGTATGTATTTGCAGCGGTAGCACTGGCTGGGGTAATTCAGATTGTGGTTGGTTTATTTAAGCTGGGTAAATTCATTCGTTTGGTGCCCCAACCAGTTATGTACGGCTTTGTAAATGGCCTTGCCATTATTATTTTTATGGCACAGCTTGAGCAGTTCAAAACCGTGGTTAATGGGCAAACTATTTGGTTAAGCGGTACACCACTTTACATAATGGCGGGCTTGGTAGCGCTAACTGTTGGTATTGTACTGTTGCTTCCAAAGCTTACTAAAGCAGTGCCGCCATCGCTTGTAGCTATTATTGTGGTGTTTGCTATAGTGCTGGGCTTCGGCATTCATACCAAAACAGTAAAAGATATAGCCGCCGTTAGCGGTGGTTTTCCTCCGTTTCATATCCCGGCTGTGCCGTTTGGTTTAGGTACTTTCCAGATAATATTCCCGTACGCTTTAATTATGGCGGGTGTTGGCTTAACCGAAGGCCTGCTTACGCTAAACTTAGTAGACGAAATAACAGCTACCAAAGGCAACGGCAACCGGGAGTGTGTAGCCCAGGGCACTGCAAACATCTTGAATGGTTTCTTTTTTGGAATGGGTGGCTGCCCAATGATTGCTCAAACGTTGGTTAATTTAACAGCAGGCGCGAGGGCGCGCTTATCGGGCATTGTGGCTGCGTTAACTATACTGCTTATTATTTTGTTTGGTGCACCCATTATTGAAAGGGTACCTATGGCTGCCTTAACCGGCGTAATGATTATGGTTGCAATAGGCACATTTGAATGGGCAAGTTTTCGAATTATTAACAAAATGCCTAAGCAGGATGTATTTGTAGGTATTTTGGTAGCGGCGGTTACCATTTGGCTGCATAACCTGGCGTTGGCTGTTCTTATTGGTGTGATAGTTTCGGCCCTGGTATTTGCCTGGGAAAGCGCCAAACGTATACGTGCACGCAAATATACCGACGAGGATGGCGCCAGGAACTATGAAATATACGGGCCGTTGTTTTTCGGTTCGGTAACGGCCTTTAACGAAAAGTTTGACGTAGCCGGTGATCCTCAAAAGGTTGTTGTTGACTTTAAAGATAGCCGGGTTTCAGACATGTCGGCCATTGAAGCATTGAACAAACTCACCGAACGTTACCACAAAGCCGGCAAAACACTCCACCTCAAACACCTCAGCCCTGATTGCCGCCAGCTATTGGAAAACGCCGGTGCTGTAATTGATGTAAATATTCTGGAAGATCCGGATTATAGAGTTGCAACAGATAAGCGTAAATAG